TGGATTCACTAATGATAACCTCTCTGCAATTGGGTTCAAGTTGAAATGTTTCGTTGTCTATTACAGCCACTCTCGGTAAGATTTGCATAGCACCGGCAAAGTGTGAACAATGGATCTTCTACATCCTATGAcattttcacatgcaaatagcaCGTCATTTCTGTGATGGCTCTGTGGTGATTGCGAGATTCTCTTCCATGAGAGCATGTTTACCTGTTTAAACATGATTTGATGCTATATGTGGTAATACTCATTTACTGTACATATCTAGTGATAACTCTTCATTTGGATGTGTGTCATGAGCAGACAGCCTACCCTAGCTGTCAGTCAGTTATCCCAGAGTGTctactctagtgtgtgtgtgtgtgtgtgtgtgtgtgtgtgtgtgtgtgtgtgtgtgtgtgtgtgtgtgtgtgtgtgtgtgtgtgtgtgtgtgtgtgtgtgtgtgtgtgtgtgtgtgtgtgtgtctggcccgGCCCCAGGTGCACTGCAttgatctgtgtgtctgtgtctcggtGCTCAGAGCTAAAGGCCAGCATCGACAGGGTCAGCCAAGCGCTGGAGGGCATGTACTCGGATAACAGCCTGTGTCAGGTAAGATCCCATCTATCTGACAGTCCATGTCAGGTTAAAGCATGTGATACACTAATATAACTTTGTTAGATTGAACATGTGTCACAAGCATTGCATAATGATTCATCTCggaacccagaaccaaatcttgTCAGGTACTCGATTTGGCATTATGTTACCGCTCTGTCACAAGAGACTATAATGATTAACGGTTTGTGCTAAAACTTTACTTTTCTAGTCCTAATCTCTTGTTTGATGTGTGCACATGCCAATACAGAAAGTTTCTCTTGTTTTGATGTGTGTGAAGGTGCCGTACAGGCTTCACGCTGTCCTCGTCCACGAGGGCCAAGCCTCGGCCGGCCACTACTGGGCCTATATCTACGACCACAGCAACCAGTGCTGGATGAAGTACAACGACGTCATCGTCAGCGAGTCCTCCTGGGAGGAGCTGGTCAAGGACTCGTACGGAGGCATGACCAACGCCAGCGCCTATTGTCTCATGTATATCGACGACAGGCTGCCTCACCTAATTGCAGGTACCTGTATCCCTCCTCCCCATTCTCCTTAGAAACGAGTTATGTTTGCAAGGTGAACAtttttatgtacagtatattgtgaAGTGAGCACTCAGTCCATTTGACCTGAAGAAAATCCGTGTTGGATCGAAACGTTGTCAATAAAGGTGGTAATTGGGAGCATATTCAGTGTGCAGGCTTTTCTGTTCTCTTCAAGTATCCCTCCTTAGGCCAGCACCTTCATTTTTGAAGGATGTGTGTAAGACCACAAACTGAACTAGCGATGTATGCCAAGGGGACCAAAAACATGAAGCCAGTCATGCTCAGCTAAATGACTTTGGACTGAAATGTCGGAAATGTTTGTGTGTCAACATGTGCAAGTCGACATGTCACAGTGctgtttatatacagtgccttcagaccccttgactttttccacattttgttacagccttattctaaaattgattaaataaaatcttcagcaatctacacacaataccctagcgaaaacaggtttagaaatgtttgcaaatgtattaaaagtaaaaaacagatgtagagtggccagaaggaagccactcctcagtaaaagccacctaaagaatctcagacgatgagaaacaagattctctggtctgatgaaattaagattgaactctttggcctgaatgccaagtgtcacgtctggaggaaacctggcaccatccctacggtgaagcatggtggtggcagtatcatgctgtatGGATGTTTTtcggcggcagggactgggagtcaggatcgaggcaaagatgaacagagcaaagtacagagagaaatcttgatgaaaacctgttcaggaccacagactggggtgaaggttcaccttccaacaggacaacgacccaaagcacacagccaagacaatgcaggagtggcttcgggacaagtctctgaatgtccttgagtggcccagccagagcctggacttgaacccgatcaaacatctctggagagacctgaaaatagctgtgcagcaatgctccccatccaacctgacagagcttgagaggatctgcagagaagaatgtgtaactccccaaatacaggtgtgccaaccttgtaacgtcatacccaagaagactcgaggctgtaaccgctgccaaaggtgcttcaacaaagtacagagcaaagggtctgaatacttatgtaaatgtgatcttgtttttatatacatttacaaaaatgctttgtcgttatggggtgttgtgtttagatttatgaggattttttatttttttattatcaattttagaataaggctgtaatgtaacaaaatttggaaaaagtccaggggtctgaatactttctgaatgccctgtatatCTGGCCACACCTATACTGTATACCTGCTATATCTGTGCACACTGTAACTGTTGCTCAGGATGTAtacataaatacattcatgaaTATCCAATTCATAGCCTGAACAGGTGTTTTTTAGTGTGTTTTGCTTGTCTTTTCAGGGTATGCTGCTTAGTTTATGTTACTATTGAATGTGATCAGTTAGCTCATTGTGATGTTTATATTTATGATATTTCTGTCCACAGAAGACACAGATGATGAGACGGGCCAGGTCATGCAGGGCATGGACTCTTTGCCACCCATCCTCGGGCACTACGTGCGCGAGGACAACCGCTGGTTCCAGCAAGAGCTCAGGGAGTGGGAAGAGCAGTTTTACCAGCCGCCACAGCAGGAGCCGGCCGCTCCCACAGCTGCCTCCACCTCCACTCGTGTTCCCAGTAAAGAAAAAGACGAGCCAGCAGAACCAGTCCCCAAACCTGGACCTGCCCGGGAACCCACTGGGGAGCAGGGACAGGAACCAGAGGCAGAGTCGGCTGTTGAACCGGCAGTGGATTCTGAAGGTCAGTCTGGACATCAATTTATATGGCAGGGTTACGCGATAATGGTCTTTGAGGGTGGCGGTGTTTGTTGGTTTTTGTCCTTGTCTTTTAGTCAGATACTGAATGATATGGTCACCACGTTTGGCCAAGGCCtattgtccctgtctgtctaccgATGGGGACTAATCAATTTCCCTCTTCATAAAATGTAGCAAATGTATTCAATTCAGTTGTTCAATTAAGCACTAGCAAATATTTCAGATCTGTTCTGACTATTGTTGCCTGTTCCATTCATGGTCCTTGTCCTGTTTCAGAGCCTGTCCCAACAAGCCAGCCCCAGTCCCCGGTCcctgtgtccctggagaacgcTGGCAGCAGCCCAGAGGAGAGCGACCACCAGTCTGTCACTGTCACGCCAGAGCCCTGCCAACATACCAGCGAGGACAAGGAGGGCCAGCAACACCGTCAAGTGGGCAGGGTGAAAAGAGGGGTCTGGGATTGTCATCTGAGCACCCATTGAATATCGGTCACATACTCTATCTAGGGCCATGTACACATATAGACCTTGGCCTATATCTCTTACTAACCTGTTGCATAGTGATAGCTTCTGCTACTGGATGTTTTGGGAGCGAGTCATGACATTAGGGCGACCCACGGGTTAGGTTTTATATTAAGAACATATAAGTAAAGAGGAGGAGTGTGTTCTTCTCAGAGTTGTTGTTTATCTTTTAGACAGCGGCTATGTGTAGTCCAAAGGCACTACACTCCGGCACTCTCGtctgagttttaagtctttagtCTTTTGTGAGATTGTACTTGTGAGCTTCATTTTTGTTTCAGTATGCCATTTTCATGCTAGATGTGTTGTGACTAAACAGCTACTGTAGTTAGTATACCCCAATATCTTCCAACTGTTTGGCCAAAGTCcctttccccacatcccaccccCTCCCTGGAGGCGATACAGCCTTAGCAGTCAGTCACTGGACACCCTCCCCCGTTCATCTCAGCAGCATTCCACACAGTTGGTTTACCACTGGGGGTTCACACTGTCAGGAGGACGCAGGAGCTGTGGCCAGTCTTTAAGTAGAACAGGAGCTTTTTATTCCTCTTACTGTACTTTACGGTCAGTTGGAGAGAGTTCTGGCTTATTCCAACgacaagggaaagggggatacctagtcagttgtacaactgaatgcattcaactgaaatctgtcttccgcatttaacccaacctctgaatcagagaggtgctggggggcTGCcaaaatcgacatccacgtctttggcgcccggggaacagtgggttatttGCCTTGctcgggcagaacgacagatttttacctttaccgagattcgatccagcaacctttcggttactggccaaacgctctaaccactaggccacctgccgccaAGCCGTAGGTTGGTTGACTGCTTGGACCAATGCTCTTTTTCAGGCCTGTGAAATGGTATGAGAATGCTTGTGTGAATGTTGTCAACATTGCGTAACAGCAGAATTTTGTGAATGTGTATGAAACAGAATGGGTGTATTCCCTGTTGACAAGGATCCATCGTGATATTGCGGTTGCTCTTTGTCGTCTAATTTTTGGTAGAACGTTGTCCAAGTAGTATCTGAATGTTCTGTCTAGATTTTACCCGCCTTATGTTAAATATAACTGTAACCCGCTTGGCGTGTTTCACATTCCATTGCTTGCTGGACAGACTACCTGCCTGTGCAAACGGCAAACTTATTCATAAATGGTGTACATGCGACCTCTAGTGGTCAATGTATATAGTCCTTGAATGAATCCCAATGTAGTGAAGTGCTTTTGGCTTTGTTTATGGTCATTCCATTATTTTAATAATCCAACTATGTTAATGCATAGTAAATGTACATTTTACGACTCAGTTTATCAATCAAAAGGGGATCCAGTCAGAAAAATCATTCTATTTTATTTAAATTATATATGCTGCAATTAAGCtttttattgtgtaacataataaTTTCTGTTTGGGAGAGGTGACACCTTTTTTATTATTAGACAAGTACCAGACAAGTATGCATGTTAGGTCTCTATATGCCTTAGCATTAACCAGCTAACTTGATCTATCTAACTTAATGTCAACTTCATATGCCCAGCAGCTCCCCCCACCACAGTCTCCCAGCCCTGCAGCAGAGATGAATGGCCAGGCCCAGACTGCAGCTGTGACCCCTGACCCCTCCACTGAGACCGACAGCGAGCCTGAGGTCAGAGAGGCAGGGGCGGAAGCTGCAGAAGCGCCCGACACCCAGGCAGACGGCGAGGATGGTCAGGACGCCCCGCCGGCGACCAGACGCCGGCAGCAGCAACCAGAGAACGTGGTGTCGGAGGTGGAGATCCCCAACGTGGGCAGGATCCTGGTGCAGGCTGACAATGACGGCTACAATGAAGAGGTAGAGAGTTGCCCCATACGTAATTTAAATAAATACACTGCCTTcagatagtattcagaccccttgacttttccacattcgccttgtcaatctacacactatacctcATAATGAAAAGCAAAAACAGTTCAACTTTTTTTTAATgttaaatttacataagtattcagaccttttacatagtactttgttgaaacacctttggtaatgattacagcatcaagtcttcttgggtatgacgctacaagcttggcacacctgtatttggggagtttctcccattctcctctgcagatcctctcatactctgtcagattggatggggagcgtcgctgcacagctgttttcaggtctctccatagatgttcgatcgggttcaagtccgggctctggctgggccactcaaggacattcagagacttgtcccgaagctactcctgcgttgtcttggctgtgtgcttagggtcgttgtcctgttggaaggtgaaccttctccccagtctgaggttgtgagcactctggagcaggttttcatcaaggatctctgtactttgctctgttcatctttgcctcgatcctgactagtctcccagtccctgcagctgaaaaacctccccacagcatgatactgccaccaccatgcttcaccgtagggatggtgccaggtttcctccagatgtgacacttggcattcaggccaaagagttcaatcttggtttcatcagaccagagaatcttgtttctcatcgtctgacagtctttaggtgacttttggcaaactccaagcgggctgccatgtgccttttactgaggagtggcttccatctggccgctctaccataacggcctgattggtggagtgctgcaaagatggttgtccttctggacaaccataaaggcccttctcccctgtctgctcagtttggccaggcagccagctctaggaagagtcttggtggttccaaacttcttccatttgagaatgatggaggccactttgttcttggggaccttcaaagctgcagaaatattttgttgCCCTTCACCAGATCTAtgcctccacacaatcctgtctcggagctctacggacaatttcttcgacctcatggcttggtttttgctctgacatgcactgtcaactgtgggaccttatatagacaggtgtgttcctttccaaatcatgtccaatgaattaaatttaccacaggtggactctaatcaaattgtagaaacatctcaaggatgatcaatggaaacaggatgcacctgagctaaatttcgagtatcatagcaaagggtctgaatacttatttaaataatgtatttgttttttatatttatgacattttaaaaaaatatataaaaacctgttttcactttgtcattatggggtattgtgtgtagattgctgaggaatatattttatttaatccattttagaataaggctgtaatgtaacaatgttgaaaaagtcaaggggtctgaatactttccgaaggcactgtacatatataAATCCAACTCCAGTACATTGAAAGCATGCTGTTCCGTGGTCGATGACTTCTATTGATTTATTGGTTAGAAAATAATTTGGATACATTTTGGGCAATGCCACTCTTTGACTGTTGCTTCAGATTATAATATGACTGTTTGCATCAATCCAATGAATGGATACATGACTCGCTAAAAGGTGCATCATTGCTATAGTAGTTTGTTTGTGCATGGCCTCGCTCTAATGCCCATTCTTTGTACTTCTCTGTGGTTCTGTGTTTCAGATGATGCTCACTCCAGCTATGCAGGGAATCATTATGGCCATAGCCAAAGCCAGACAGGCATTCGACAATGAAGGCCCTGAGGCTGGCCTCATCAAGGTAAGGTAGTTTGTGCAATCTCGCTAGTCTGTCCTTCTACCATGCTATACTTGTAAATATTCTGTCAGTCTCCTCTTGTAGAGACATATAAAGGGTAGAGGTAGAGTCTTGGCAGACATAATTTCACGGACAGTATATTTTACAgttcatgtgccatggaatcggtatatctaaaatctcctcccaactattttgcaacctgtatggtgcAGCTGTCAATTGTTTGGtacttaaatgaaactggtatacttttttatttctcACAATTTTCTTTAGCCAATTCTggcctttaatgcagggccgacagacaagttccttaccttctcccctttccacttgccttctccatttttgtggtaatgctgcaattagttgtttgtaattttggatagagcagacattttttttttactgcatgtgagacataactccaccagtcctatttatgatataattaatGAAGATTATAccatttttataaatgtttttcaaaaataatgttttttttaatcaattagtatatttcagtttaaccataatatttgttgtaatatttgttctgtctttttctggtggattaaactgaaaatgCAACCAACCTTCTATTGCTTGTTATAAAAAtagtgatattttggagattatttcattttcaaataaccaaaagtgAGAGGTAGTAATCTGAATGgagggaaaaaggccattattgaattgacaactcaaccaaatttaaatcaaaactaTACGTAGAGATGACGTCTATGCCCAGTGGGCTCTAACATCTCTCACACCCCTCTCCTCAGGCGTTCCAGGAGGAGTACTCCCGTCTGTTTGAGTTGTCCCAGGAGGAGACCACTGCCCAGCAGGACCCACGCCTGCACCACGCCCTGGTCTACTTCTTCCAGAACCAGGCGCCCAATCGCGTCATCGAGAGGACCCTGCTGAATGGCTTCACCGACCGCAACCTCAGCTTCGACAACAGGTCAGTCAGCACCACATCCTGACATGCGATGAAATGTATATTTTTAAACTTTAAAATGTGTTCATGTTTTGTCATTTCATTGTAAGTTGTACATGCAATTCAGCTTGTTGTTATTTTTACAATTATTTGTTGAACAATTAAAAAGCATTTCATCAACATTATCATCAAGTTGACAGTATTATTCATAAGTATATTTCTGTGGGGCAAATCATCACTTCCTGTGTAGGTCCATCAGTATCATGAGAGAGGCCCGCGCCAAACTACGCCTCATCAAGCCAGAGGATATGGATATGGAGGAATATATGGTATGTGTCAATAGCTAGGTTTGCCTTAGCCAATCTAGATCCAACCTCCAGCGGCATAGCTAAGCTAGCTTGTACTGGAGGTTGATCAGATGGTCTATTGACAGCATAGTAAACTTACTTTCAAACAACCTTTACTGCTGATACTTTCTTTATTCTTGATTTGGAAGGCACTTGTGTCATAAAAATGCCTGTTTCCAGTTGCAGGTGGAACTCGGATATCTAGAGAATATTCAGAAAGATATTAAATCCACTTTTTGTACCGAGTAAGAAATGCCTCTGACATGTGTATAGATCTTTATTTGTGTTGTTTGAGTCAGTGTGTGACACGCTGTCATTCTTCTACATGTGGCTGCGGAGCTTAGAAATGACTACTTCAAGCAAAGATGTTGGGAAATGCAAGATGTCCGGCAGCTAGAATGGCGCGGGAACCTTTCACTCTGTGCAAAAAGTAGATTTAATATTTTTCTGGTTATTGGAATTGATTTTTAGTTGAAAATTGGCAGCCAGGCACCGATCATCATGTCGCCAGTATACACATTTTTACTGGCATAAAAATGGTTTAATGGAGTATGAATGATCATTACCTGTGATGTTCCAAAATGTTGTCCCCAGTTAAGCAGATTGTTCCAACAATCATAATCTAAGATGATCAGTGATTACTGGTTCCTTTATGTCATTACACATGTGGACAATTTGAGCTAAACACTGTAAAATGCTTATTTGAACATAATCCTACATTACACAGGCCTTGATGGCTGATGGAAGGAGCTTAGTATTGTATATTATTTATACCAAGACTCTAGGTAGGCATTTTTCTCCATTGGAAATCAGACCAAACTTGCattgattgtgtctgtgtgctcTTCTCCTCAGCAATGGCATGACGACTACAGCCTGTTCCGGACAGTGTTTGTCTACCTGCTGACGGGCTTGGAACAGTACCAGCATGGAAAGTAGGTGTTGTCATGGCGACCGGGGCTCTGCCCCTACGTGATCAGCCTGTATGGTggtttgagtgagtgagtgagtgggctgACTGTCTGATGTGATGTCAtcagtgggctgactggctgacgtGGCGTGATATCATTATGTTCCACCAGGGTGAGCGAGGCGCTGAATTACCTCAACCACGCCTACAAAGACAACACCATGCTactgagaagaggggagaagagaggggtggagcAGTCGCTTATTGCACTTTACAGGAGGAGATGTCTCAAAGTGAGTGCTACTGATGATGCAGATGCATCACTGTGAAAGACCTGGTTTGAAAATATTTGGGACATGAGACTGATACTGTCAGTTGGGAATATAAAAATAAAGATGTATTAAAGGTTAATAAAATAGAGAATAAGGCTATACTTCAGTGTGAATGAAAGTTTCACTGGGCTGGAGTTAAATAGCCctgctatatacagtgagggaaaaaagtatttgatccctgctgattttgtacatttgcccactgacaaagaaatgatcagtctataattttaatggtaggtttatttgaacagtgagagacagaataacaacaaaaaaatccattaaaacgcatgtcaaaaatgttataaattgatttgcattttaatgagaacggtgaggaatcagcccagaactacacgggaggatcttgtcaatgatctcaaggcagctggggccatagtcaccaagaaaacaattggtaacacactacaccgtgaaggactgaaatcctgcagcgcctgtaaggtccccctgctcaagaaagcacatatacatgcccgtctgaagtttgccaatgaacatctgaatgattcagaggacaactgggtgaaagtgttgtggtcagatgagaccaaaatggagctctttggcatcaactcaactcaccatgtttggaggaggaggaatgctgcctatgaccccaagaacaccatcggcggtggaaacattatgctttgggggtgtttttctgctaaggggacaggacaacttcaccgcatcaaagggacgatggacggggccatgtaccgtcaaatcttgggtgagaacctccttccctcagccagggcattgaaaatgggtcgtggatgggtattgcagcatgacaatgacccaaaacacacggccaaggcaacaaaggagtggctcaagaagaagcacattaaggtcctggagtggcctagccagtctccagaccttaatcccatagaaaatctgtggagggagctgaaggttcgagttgccaaacgtcagccttgaaaccttaatgacttggagaagatctgcaaagaggagtgggacaaaatccctcctgagatgtgtgcaaacctggtggccaactacaagaaacgtctgacctctgtgattgccaacaagggttttgccaccaagtactaagtcatgttttgcagaggggttttTAAACCGGTCCATTATGTAATTTGTTCTTCACCTGTATTTTTCTttttacttatttccctcattaaaatgcaaatcattttataacattttttgacacgtgtttttcaggatttttttgttgttattctgtctctcactgttcaaataaacctaccattaaaattatagactgatcatttctttgtcagtgggcaaacgtacaaaatcagcaggggatcaaatacttttttccctcactgtagtataTTAACACTTTGTCTCTAGATAGACCACTAATCTCAAGACATTTTTATTCGGCTATAGTTTGGTCATTTTGCATACGCTCTTATCCAAAAAGACTCCGTAGTGACACTGCATATGCATATCCCCTGTCCCTCCCCCTTCTGCTCTCTTCCTAGGAAGTGAATGACAATGCGGCCACCCTGTTCAGGAGCGGCGAGGTGAGCGGCGTGGAGGAGGGCGTGATCATCATGAACGAGGCGGTTATCCCCTGCATGCACCTGATGAGCCGGCCGGACATGGTCAGCCAGGAGGACCTGGACACAATGGAGGCTATCCGCAGCCACTGGTGCTCCTACCTGGAAATGGACCTGGATggtgaggacagagggaggggaagaggttCTTACTGGGCTTTATCCAAGCTGTGCTAAATGTTTATCTACATCAACACTGCTGTCATTTGCAGATTtcagtaacactttacttaaagcTGAGAGGTATAATTGCGTTATTATAAGacttataataaaaataaattctCTCTGTAGCACATTTTCCTCATCTAATTTATCCCACATTTTAACATCTTACTTCTCTTATGGAAGCTCTgtttttctcttcctctccctccttcctctcattCTCAGACTCCCTACAGTTAAAGCTGGGCGAGTTTCTGCCCAGGGTTCTGGACTGCTCAACAGAGAGGGTGGTCTTAAAAGATCCACCAACGGTGCGCTCCAAAGTGCCCCATGACCTGTGCAGCCGCCTGGCCGCCATCATGGAGTCCATCACCAACACCTCCGTGGTCTCTGTCAAGTAAGAccaaggggtcagaggtcagcttCTGAGATTAATGGTCAGGACAGGTACGCTAGCTGACCACCGCTAACGTTTTATCCTCATGTAGAGTTGACAAACACTGGAATTTTGCGTAGTAGTGCAAAGTAGTTTTTTATATTACTTTGTAATGTGCTTTTGCCATATTTTTCTAAATCAGAGCATTAAGTAGATTCTGAGTGATTTGAGGCAGAGTTTATACGATCATATGATACTCACAGACACAttaagaggagagatagagaaatgTCTTTATGCATTAATAAGGTATTATTGTTTTGAACCTATTAGGTGTGTTTTAAGAAAGTGAAAACACAAGAAATAAGAGCATTTTTTTAATGGTTTCTTAGATATTTTACATGTACCATGATACATTAGCATTGCAGTGAACAACAGGCTCTTGAAGATTTAGGTGTTTAGAAATTCAGCTTCCTTTGTCTCGTTTTGTATTCTCCTGTTTATATATGTAAGCCTTTCCTTCCACTCCTGTTTTCCACTTCTTGAAAACTGTGTTGATGCTCAATAAACTTTCTGTTCTTTCGGTTCTTCTTTTCTCCTTGATTTGCTGTCAAGTCTTTTGTGCCTGACCCCATTTTTCAATCTATATTTCTGTCTTTCACCTTACAACACCCCTCGTCACCCCTCCAAACACAGAGAAAACACTATCAATAATTGAATGAACACTGTACGTTGGATCTAGCATCCAACTTAAAacgtacagtatgtattgtacagtgcatttgggaagtattcagacctcttgaccctttccacattttgttaaatcatttttttcccctcatcaatttacacataatagcccataatggcaaagcaaaaacagtttattttattttttgtattacaaataaacttaaatatcacatttacataagtattcagaccctttactttgttgaagaacctttggcagcgattacagccttgagtcttcttgggtatgatgctacaagtttggcacacctttattttggagtttcttccattcttctctgcatatcctctcaagctctgtcaggttggatgggtagagttgctgcacagctatgttcagatctctccagaaatgttcaattggattcaagtccgggctctggctgggccactcaaggacattcagagacttgtcccgaagccactcgtgcattgtcttggctgtgcgcttagggtcgttgtcctgttggaaggtgaaccttcgctccagtctgaggtcttgagtgctctggagcaggttttcatcaaggatctctctgtactttgctccgttcatctttccctcgatcctgactagtctcccagtccctgccgctgacaaacatcccaacagcatgatgttgccaccaccattcttcactgtagggatggtgccaggtttcttccagacaggatgcttggcattcaggccaaagagttcaaccctggtttcatcagactagagaatcttgtttctcatggtctgagagtgtctaggtgccttttggcaaaatccaagtcggctgtcatatgccttttactgaggagtggcttccctctggcctctctaccataaaggcctgattgcagAGAAGATTATCCTTTTGgagggttctcccatctccacagagga
The DNA window shown above is from Salmo salar chromosome ssa13, Ssal_v3.1, whole genome shotgun sequence and carries:
- the LOC100194713 gene encoding ubiquitin carboxyl-terminal hydrolase 28 isoform X2, whose amino-acid sequence is MGKTTNSVSQGDISHAVGLLTTQPPEEGQGTEETADTEANRETQKRTPPKDDLQTAIELSLQESQSEEIELNRALDASVEDRAARVKRKCCEAQGASCSPADWIRQDEWPVGIHNMGNTCWFSAVIQSLFHLPVFRKLVLNYCLSERILEKCKSHSDKRNIAFMQELRCLFALMVGSTRRFVDPSAAVELLREAFRSTEAQQVHTEAQQDVSEFTHKLLDWLEDAFQLAANGNSLEDKKENPMVQLFYGTFVAERTHEGKTLSNIEQFGQYPLQVNGFNNLEECLEGAMVEGEIEALHPDQTISSGSKRWFSKLPPVLTFELSRFEFNQSLGRPEKIHKKLEFPQIIYMDRYLHKNNEQTHNRRGEVKQLKEHLTVLQQKLECYRNYGSGPTNYPLADMLQYMLEFACTKPTSVSPAEDARLAASSPTPPSSNPQHTDANPDDTSQCHEPGDAGPSDSSTCQQKPSSSQRTPIYKPFTQCRPPMDAPPHPAPHSVTEEELRFVKTCLQRWRTEMENNMNELKASIDRVSQALEGMYSDNSLCQVPYRLHAVLVHEGQASAGHYWAYIYDHSNQCWMKYNDVIVSESSWEELVKDSYGGMTNASAYCLMYIDDRLPHLIAEDTDDETGQVMQGMDSLPPILGHYVREDNRWFQQELREWEEQFYQPPQQEPAAPTAASTSTRVPSKEKDEPAEPVPKPGPAREPTGEQGQEPEAESAVEPAVDSEEPVPTSQPQSPVPVSLENAGSSPEESDHQSVTVTPEPCQHTSEDKEGQQHRQVGRLPPPQSPSPAAEMNGQAQTAAVTPDPSTETDSEPEVREAGAEAAEAPDTQADGEDGQDAPPATRRRQQQPENVVSEVEIPNVGRILVQADNDGYNEEMMLTPAMQGIIMAIAKARQAFDNEGPEAGLIKAFQEEYSRLFELSQEETTAQQDPRLHHALVYFFQNQAPNRVIERTLLNGFTDRNLSFDNRSISIMREARAKLRLIKPEDMDMEEYMQWHDDYSLFRTVFVYLLTGLEQYQHGKVSEALNYLNHAYKDNTMLLRRGEKRGVEQSLIALYRRRCLKEVNDNAATLFRSGEVSGVEEGVIIMNEAVIPCMHLMSRPDMVSQEDLDTMEAIRSHWCSYLEMDLDDSLQLKLGEFLPRVLDCSTERVVLKDPPTVRSKVPHDLCSRLAAIMESITNTSVVSVK